Proteins from a single region of Raphanus sativus cultivar WK10039 unplaced genomic scaffold, ASM80110v3 Scaffold1778, whole genome shotgun sequence:
- the LOC108822653 gene encoding protein LUTEIN DEFICIENT 5, chloroplastic, whose protein sequence is MAAMAFPLSYTPVSVKPVACSRRSKLVVFSSSSNGRDPSPSEENSVPNGVKSIEKLQEEKRRAELSARIASGAFTVRKSSFPSTVKNGLSKLGVPSNVLDLVFDWTGASEDYPKVPEAKGSIQAVRNEAFFIPLYELFLTYGGIFRLTFGPKSFLIVSDPSIAKHILKDNAKAYSKGILAEILDFVMGKGLIPADGEIWRRRRRAIVPALHMKYVAAMISLFGEASDRLCQKLDSAASTGEEVEMESLFSRLTLDIIGKAVFNYDFDSLTNDTGVIEAVYTVLREAEDRSVSPIPVWDIPIWKDISPRQRKVATSLKLINDTLNDLIATCKRMVEEEELQFHEEYMNERDPSILHFLLASGDDVSSKQLRDDLMTMLIAGHETSAAVLTWTFYLLTTNPNVVAKLQEEVDSVIGDRFPTLEDMKKLKYTTRVMNESLRLYPQPPVLIRRSLENDTLGPYPIKRNEDIFISVWNLHRSPLHWDDAEEFNPERWPLDGPNPNETNQNFSYLPFGGGPRKCIGDMFASFENVVAIAMLIRRFNFQTAPGAPPVKMTTGATIHTTEGLKLTVTKRTPPLSVPILPMEAPRDEVSSALS, encoded by the exons ATGGCGGCTATGGCGTTTCCTCTTTCGTATACGCCCGTTTCTGTTAAACCAGTAGCTTGCTCTCGGAGATCGAAACTCGTAGTTTTTTCTTCGTCTTCTAATGGAAGAGATCCCTCACCCTCTGAGGAGAACTCAGTTCCTAATGGAGTTAAAAGCATCGAGAAGCTTCAGGAGGAGAAGCGTCGTGCTGAGTTATCTGCTCGAATTGCTTCTGGAGCCTTCACTGTACGCAAATCCAG CTTCCCATCTACAGTAAAGAATGGTTTATCTAAGCTTGGAGTTCCCAGCAATGTTCTAGATTTGGTGTTTGATTGGACCGGAGCTAGCGAAGATTACCCCAAGGTTCCAGAGGCTAAAGGGTCCATTCAGGCTGTCCGCAACGAAGCTTTCTTCATCCCTCTCTATGAGCTTTTCCTTACTTACGGTGGTATCTTCAGGTTGACCTTTGGTCCAAAG TCGTTCTTGATCGTCTCGGATCCTTCTATCGCTAAGCATATATTGAAAGACAACGCTAAAGCTTACTCCAAG GGGATTCTAGCTGAAATTCTAGATTTTGTGATGGGCAAAGGACTCATACCTGCTGATGGGGAGATATGGCGTAGGAGAAGGCGTGCCATCGTCCCTGCATTGCATATGAAG TATGTAGCAGCTATGATCAGTTTGTTTGGAGAAGCTTCAGATAGGCTTTGTCAGAAGCTTGATTCCGCTGCATCTACAGGGGAAGAAGTAGAGATGGAATCACTCTTCTCTCGTTTGACTCTTGATATTATTGGCAAGGCGGTTTTTAATTACGACTTTGACTCCTTAACCAATGACACCGGTGTGATCGAG GCAGTTTACACTGTTCTAAGGGAAGCTGAAGATAGAAGTGTTTCACCTATTCCTGTTTGGGACATACCAATCTGGAAAGATATTTCCCCACGTCAGAGAAAAGTTGCTACTTCTCTCAAGTTGATCAATGACACACTCAATGATTTGATCGCAACGTGCAAG AGAATGGTAGAGGAAGAGGAGCTTCAGTTTCACGAGGAGTATATGAACGAAAGAGATCCAAGCATCCTTCACTTTCTTTTGGCTTCAGGAGACGAT GTCTCTAGCAAGCAGCTACGTGATGATTTGATGACAATGCTTATTGCTGGACATGAAACATCAGCTGCGGTTTTAACATGGACCTTTTATCTTCTAACAACG AATCCCAATGTAGTGGCCAAACTTCAAGAAGAG GTTGATTCTGTTATTGGAGATAGATTCCCAACCTTAGAAGATATGAAGAAGCTGAAATACACTACCCGAGTTATGAATgag TCATTGAGATTATATCCACAACCACCAGTACTGATCCGTCGTTCTCTGGAGAACGATACGCTTGGACCGTATCCCATCAAAAG AAATGAGGATATCTTCATTTCTGTTTGGAATCTACATCGAAGTCCTCTTCATTGGGATGACGCGGAAGAGTTCAATCCAGAGAGATGGCCTCTTGATGGGCCAAACCCAAATGAGACAAACCAGAACTTCAG TTACTTACCGTTCGGTGGAGGACCAAGGAAATGCATAGGCGACATGTTTGCTTCGTTTGAG AATGTGGTGGCAATCGCAATGCTTATTCGAAGATTTAACTTTCAGACTGCACCAGGAGCTCCTCCG GTGAAAATGACAACGGGAGCTACAATACACACTACAGAAGGACTGAAATTGACTGTAACAAAGAGAACACCACCTCTCTCTGTTCCTATCCTTCCAATGGAAGCTCCTCGAGATGAAGTTTCCTCTGCTCTCTCTTGA
- the LOC108822654 gene encoding acyl-CoA-binding protein: MGLKEDFEEHAEKVKKLTTSPSNEDLLILYGLYKQATVGPVTTSRPGMFSMKERAKWDAWKAVEGKSTDEAMSDYITKVKQLLEAEAASAST; this comes from the exons ATGGGTTTGAAG GAGGACTTCGAAGAGCATGCTGAGAAAGTCAAGAAGCTCACAACGAGCCCCTCGAACGAGGACTTGCTCATCCTCTACGGACTCTACAAGCAAGCCACTGTCGGACCAGTCACCACCA GTCGTCCTGGAATGTTCAGCATGAAGGAAAGAGCCAAGTGGGATGCTTGGAAGGCTGTTGAAG GTAAATCGACTGACGAAGCTATGAGTGACTACATCACTAAGGTGAAGCAACTCCTTGAAGCAGAGGCTGCCTCGGCTTCAACTTGA